TATAGGTATGATACTTAGAAGCTATACCGCAATCCGAGGAGCATGCTCCAGCGGGATTCGTAGTCGGCATATCCCCAGGGCTTGCCCGTCTGGGCGTTAAGACCGTATTGGGGAGTGTAGTAGTAGTAGGGTTTAACCGTGTTGCCGCTGACCGTGAAGTGGTCGACGTTGAGGGGCTGGCTTTCCTGGTTGCTCAGGTAGTAGGCACGGCCCCAGGTCTTGCTGACCAGGTTGCCTACGTTGAAGATGTCCAGGGTGATCGTCAGCGTATGCTCTTTGTAGAACGCAATGGACTCGGCGATCTTCAGGTCGAAGTGGTTTTCCCAGGGCATGATGTCGCCGTTGATGGCTGTATTCTGACCGATGTGCTTGCGCATGTATTTGGTCGAATTCTCGAACTGCTGAAAAGCGGTCCACTGCTGGGTAGCGGTCAGGCCGCCGTGGGCGACGAACTGCGTGGAGTCGCCGGGCAGTTGGATGAGGTCGGCCCCACCGGCGGTGCTGGGTTTGGTCGGGGCGCTCAGCGTGGAACCGTCGTCCCCGTTGATGTTCCCATAGTATACATAGGAGAAGCGCTGACCAGAGGTACCGGAGTAGATCAGACCCAGGCTCGTGGAGAAGATCTTGCCGTATTCGAAGCGCTTGCCCACATAGGCGATGACGCGGGACCCGGGGTCGTAGTTGCTGTGTCCCAGGCTCAGGTTGTTCAGGCCGTTGACGTTGTAGGCATACCTCCAGTTGGAAAGGGCGACGGAAGACGTCCCGTTGTTGGTTGCGTAAGAGTGGCCGATGCTGTAGGCTACGCTGGCGGTCCAGCCATGGCTGAACGGCTTTTCGATCTTGCCGGTGATGCTGTACCCGTACCCTTGTTTGGTGTTGGTCAGTTCCAGGACGTTGGCGTAGCTGGCATTGTTCCGCGAACCGTAGAAGGGGCGGGTGGTGTTCCCGAGCACCAGCGTATACTGGGAGGGCGCGAGGTTCAGGTCCTGATAGCTGATGTCCTGGATGGTCTTTGTAAAAATGCCTTCCAGGGTACCGACGAGCCCCCAGGGCAGGCGCTGGTCGATGGCCAGGTTGCTGCGGAGGCTGCGGGGGTATTTGTAGTGCGGGTCGGTGACGTTGATGACGAGGGGGATCCCGGAGGGCGCCGGCTGGTACGGGCTGGTCGGGTTGAAGTGGACGTTGTCGGTCACGACCTGGGCGGCGTTCAGGCTACCGGAGATTGTCCCGATGCCCGTGTTGCTGTACTGGTTGGACAGCCAGACGAAGGGCGTGCGGCCCATAAAGATGCCGACACCGCCACGGATCTGCGTTTGCTTGTCGTTCTTCACATCCCAGTTGAAACCGACGCGGGGAGAAAGCACGACCGCGGTCTTGGCGACCTGGTTGGTGGCGACCCCGTTGCTCGTGGCCAGGGAGGTGGAATTGAAGGTGGTGTTGTCCGCGGGTTTGGTAAAGAACGTGGGCGCGTCGGCGCGGATCCCCAGCGTCAGCTTAAAGTTGGGGGCTGCCTGGTAGGCGTCCTGGGCGTACAGGGAGAACTGGCCTGCGGACACCTTGGCCGCCGGCTCGGGGTTGCTCTTGTCGGTGGAATACACCGTGGAATAGGCCGTCGGGTAAGCCGTGGCGGAACCACCGGCGTCTGCAAAGAAGCTGGCGAGGCTGGCATAGGTGTAGCTCCCTACGATCCCTTGCAGGAAGACGTTTTTCGAGTGATAGAACTCGTCGTCGGTCCCGAAGGTGAAGGTATTTTTACCCGCGTAGAGGTTGAGGTTGTCCGTAATGGTGTAGGTATTCTGACCCAGGGAGTTCGCCTGTGAGCTCACGTCCGTGCCGAAGTAATAGGTCGCGCCGTTGTCGGACACCTTGACGTAAGGGAACAGGGTGCCGGGGGTCTTCCGGTTGTCCCTGGTGATCGTCATGGTACCGCGAAGTACGTTGGATACCTTGTTTGAGATATTGGAGTTCAATTCCACGACGGTCGAATTGTTCGTGGAGTTGAAACGGTAACCCGTGTTGTAGAAATAGGCGCTGGAAGCAGCGTCGGAGAAGATGAAGTTGTACCCCTTCACCAGGCTGTGCCGGATGGTCAGCTTATTCTTCTCGTCGATGTTCCAGTCGATGCGGGCAAATACGGCATCAGAGTGTTTGTCGGTATTAAACCCGTTGTAGGCGCCGGGATTGTAGCTCCAGCCGGGGTGAGCGCTCTCGTTCTTCAGGAAAGAGGTGATGCTGTCCAGGGCCGTGGTGCGGATCTGGGAAGTGGCGCTGCCCGGCATGTAGGAAACCGGGTTGGACTTGCGTTCTCCTTCATAGTTGACGAAGAAGAACAATTTGTTCTTGATGAAAGCGCCACCGAGACGGGCGCCATAGGTCCAGTCCTTGAAATTCCCGTAAGAGTTGCCGGTGACGGCTTGTTTCCCCACGAAGGACTGGTTGGTGTTAAACCCATAGACCGAACCGTGGAGGGTGTTGGTCCCTGAACGCGTGACGGCATTGACGCCGCCACCGACGAAACCACTCAGGGTCACGTCATAGGGCGCCAGGATCACTTGTACCTGGTCGATGGCGTCAAAAGGGATGGGGTTCAAAGAAGCCTGACCCCCGTTGGTGCCGCTGGCCGCCAGACCAAACACGTCGGTGGCGTTGGCGCCGTCGATCGTGAACTGGTTGTACTTGTTGCTTTCCCCAGCGAAAGAGACACCCAGGGTGCTGCCGTCCACCGTACTCTTGCGGGGTTGTGCCTGGGGCACCAGCCTTGTGAAGTCATCGACGTTACGCCCCGTGGTCGGGAGGATGCTCAGTTGTTGGAGGGAAAAGTTGGTAGACGTGCCCATCCGCTCGGGGCTGATCAGGGCATTCTTGTTCCTCGACCCGGTGATGGTCACCTCGCTGATCGTTTGGGAGGCGTCCGCCAGGGTGACCGTCAGGTCCAGGGGAGATCCCAACTGGAGGGTAAGGTCCGTAAATGTTTTTGTGCCATAGCCCACATAAGAGATCTCGATC
This sequence is a window from Dinghuibacter silviterrae. Protein-coding genes within it:
- a CDS encoding TonB-dependent receptor yields the protein MSLKKLLLTILVALGLPTLLLAQETTSGVSGKVTNSKNEALGGATVTAIHVPSGSKYHALTQPDGAFHLSNMRVGGPYRIEISYVGYGTKTFTDLTLQLGSPLDLTVTLADASQTISEVTITGSRNKNALISPERMGTSTNFSLQQLSILPTTGRNVDDFTRLVPQAQPRKSTVDGSTLGVSFAGESNKYNQFTIDGANATDVFGLAASGTNGGQASLNPIPFDAIDQVQVILAPYDVTLSGFVGGGVNAVTRSGTNTLHGSVYGFNTNQSFVGKQAVTGNSYGNFKDWTYGARLGGAFIKNKLFFFVNYEGERKSNPVSYMPGSATSQIRTTALDSITSFLKNESAHPGWSYNPGAYNGFNTDKHSDAVFARIDWNIDEKNKLTIRHSLVKGYNFIFSDAASSAYFYNTGYRFNSTNNSTVVELNSNISNKVSNVLRGTMTITRDNRKTPGTLFPYVKVSDNGATYYFGTDVSSQANSLGQNTYTITDNLNLYAGKNTFTFGTDDEFYHSKNVFLQGIVGSYTYASLASFFADAGGSATAYPTAYSTVYSTDKSNPEPAAKVSAGQFSLYAQDAYQAAPNFKLTLGIRADAPTFFTKPADNTTFNSTSLATSNGVATNQVAKTAVVLSPRVGFNWDVKNDKQTQIRGGVGIFMGRTPFVWLSNQYSNTGIGTISGSLNAAQVVTDNVHFNPTSPYQPAPSGIPLVINVTDPHYKYPRSLRSNLAIDQRLPWGLVGTLEGIFTKTIQDISYQDLNLAPSQYTLVLGNTTRPFYGSRNNASYANVLELTNTKQGYGYSITGKIEKPFSHGWTASVAYSIGHSYATNNGTSSVALSNWRYAYNVNGLNNLSLGHSNYDPGSRVIAYVGKRFEYGKIFSTSLGLIYSGTSGQRFSYVYYGNINGDDGSTLSAPTKPSTAGGADLIQLPGDSTQFVAHGGLTATQQWTAFQQFENSTKYMRKHIGQNTAINGDIMPWENHFDLKIAESIAFYKEHTLTITLDIFNVGNLVSKTWGRAYYLSNQESQPLNVDHFTVSGNTVKPYYYYTPQYGLNAQTGKPWGYADYESRWSMLLGLRYSF